The following coding sequences lie in one Rutidosis leptorrhynchoides isolate AG116_Rl617_1_P2 chromosome 4, CSIRO_AGI_Rlap_v1, whole genome shotgun sequence genomic window:
- the LOC139904381 gene encoding protein LURP-one-related 6-like encodes MLSKKKGSKKMGTKVIMREMAVVSKMFCSSSEVVLRVRTRPHVVGGGGFVVTDLHTHEVVFKVDGVVGKKDHITLTDAYQTPLLLIRRKGGIVEALSLDKQWRGYTSNYVGSQKLVFTLKDPKPGITNRPVRVSIEQNNNNFYCRNLQIRGYFPDRDCNIVDSSGNVIAQVEVIKEMKQMMEKKDVYQVVVKPGIDQALVVGIIAVLDYIQKGC; translated from the exons ATGTTGTCAAAGAAAAAAGGTTCGAAAAAAATGGGTACAAAAGTAATAATGAGGGAGATGGCGGTAGTAAGCAAGATGTTTTGTTCATCAAGTGAGGTGGTTCTAAGGGTACGAACACGCCCTCACGTTGTTGGTGGCGGCGGCTTTGTGGTTACTGATTTGCATACCCATGAGGTTGTATTCAAGGTCGATGGTGTTGTTGGCAAAAAGGATCACATCACTCTCACCGATGCCTACCAAACACCGTTGCTTCTCATCCGTAGAAAG ggaGGGATTGTTGAAGCTTTAAGCCTGGATAAACAATGGCGAGGCTACACCTCAAACTATGTAGGATCCCAAAAGCTGGTTTTTACATTGAAAGATCCAAAACCTGGCATCACCAATAGACCCGTCAGGGTTTCAATtgaacaaaacaacaacaacttcTACTGCAGAAACCTTCAAATAAGGGGTTACTTTCCGGATAGAGATTGCAACATCGTCGACTCTAGCGGCAATGTCATAGCCcag GTTGAGGTGATTAAAGAAATGAAACAAATGATGGAGAAGAAAGATGTTTATCAAGTGGTGGTGAAACCAGGGATTGATCAAGCGCTTGTGGTGGGTATCATTGCGGTTCTTGATTACATCCAAAAAGGatgttaa